Genomic DNA from Frondihabitans sp. PAMC 28766:
CTGAGCCGCGCCGCGCCTCACCCTCCGCCGCTCGCCGCACAGCTGCGAGCCGAGAGCGGGACCACGCCGGACAGGGGACCGAGGTCGGCGGACCGGTCGAGGCGGACGCAGGTGAGCGCCCCGCGCTCGACCGAGACACTGGCCCCGTCGGCGAGCGCCGCGCGTGCCTCGGCGGCGACCCGCCCGTCTCCCCTCCCCTCGGCGCGGGCCACGATGCCGGCTGCATCGGCGAGCCTGATCGCCTGGGCGGCGACGCCGATCGCACCGACCCCCGCGGCGATGACGAGGAGAAGAGAAGGAACGACGAGCGCGAACTCGACGGTGACACTGCCACGATCCGA
This window encodes:
- a CDS encoding TadE family protein — encoded protein: MTGSDRGSVTVEFALVVPSLLLVIAAGVGAIGVAAQAIRLADAAGIVARAEGRGDGRVAAEARAALADGASVSVERGALTCVRLDRSADLGPLSGVVPLSARSCAASGGG